Genomic window (Thermosinus carboxydivorans Nor1):
CGATATTATTTATAAATCAGTGGAGGAAGAAGTTGATAAAAATTTGCTTTATGCGGCCATGAATAAACTGTCGGGCCGTGAACGGCGTATCATGGAACTGCGGTTTGGTCTTAATGGAGACGGAATGGAGCGTACCCAGAAAGAAGTAGCCGACATGCTCGGCATCTCACAGTCTTACATCTCCCGGCTGGAAAAACGCATTATCAAGCGATTGCGCAAAGAAATCAGCCGCATGGAATAAGATTTAAAGGAAGTGTCTCGTTTAGAGGCAGCTTCCTTTATTTTTTGCCATGAATAAAAGCTCCGACCGATGGCAATAATGCTTTTAGGAATGAAACTTGTGGAAACTTATGGGAGGGTGCTATATGATCGTAAACAAAGTAGAAATTTGCGGTGTAAACACAGCCAAACTCCCGGTGCTTTCCGCCAACAAAATGCGTGAACTGTTTGAAATAATGCAGCAGGGAAATCCTGAAGCTCGCGAGCAGTTGATATATGGAAATCTGCGGCTAGTTTTAAGCGTTATACAGCGTTTCAATAATCGTGGCGAGTATGTAGACGACCTGTTTCAGGTGGGCTGCATTGGTTTAATGAAAGCGATTGATAATTTTGACCTTTCCCAGAATGTTAAGTTTTCTACCTATGCCGTACCGATGATCATTGGCGAAATACGCCGCTACTTGCGGGACAATAATCCCATCCGGGTCAGCCGCTCGATGCGGGATATTGCCTATAAGGCGCTGCAGGTGCGGGATGCGCTTGTCAGTAAATTTTCGCGCGAACCGTCTATCAATGAAATCGCGGACGAGCTAAAGATACCACGGGAAGAGATTATATTTGCCTTGGACGCCATTCAGGAACCTGTTTCCTTGTTTGAGCCAATCTATCACGACGGGGGAGACCCGATTTTCGTCATGGATCAAATCAGTGACGATAAAAACCAGGATATGAACTGGCTGGAGGGCGTTGCCATAAAGGAAGCCCTGCGCAAGCTCAGTGATCGCGAGAAGCACATTCTTACTCTCCGGTTTTTCGAGGGTAAAACGCAAATGGAAGTAGCCGATGAGATTGGCATTTCCCAGGCTCAGGTATCACGTCTGGAAAAGGCTGCATTGGGTCATATGCGTAAATATATTTAGCTTTACTGGAGGAACGGGATGAGGAGAAATTTGCTTCATCAGGTGGTAATTTTATCGGTGTTGTTTTTTATTGTATCAGGTTGGGCGCTGCTTTTTTGGCAGGGACGCGAGAGCGGAACGATGATGACTAGCCGTGGCGAACTAATTCGGTTTCATATCCTGGCTAATAGTGACAGTCCGGCTGATCAGCAGTTAAAGCGCGAAGTTCGGGACGTGGTACTGGCCTATCTGGCGCCCAAACTTGAGCAGGCGGGCAGTGCGGCAGCAGCTCGCCGGATCATTAATGCCGAGCGCGACAATTTGCGGGAAATGGCGAAAAAAGTATTAACCGAACATAATTGCGCTGATGCCGTTGAGGTGCAAATTGGGTGGTTTGACTTTCCGGTCAAAGCCTATGGCGACCTTGTGCTGCCAGCCGGAAAATACGAAGCTGTCCGCCTATTAATCGGAAAGGCGGAGGGGCAAAACTGGTGGTGCGTATTATTCCCGCCTTTATGTTTTATTGATATGGCAAATGCCGCGGCCGTTCCCGCGGTAAAAACTCTTTCCGAAGGAAACGAGAAGATCCAGCTCCGCTGGAAGGTAGCGGAGCTTTGGCAGCGAAAGGATGAAAATTGCGAGTAGCACATTTATCCCTTGTCCTTCATATAATGTAGGGAACAAGCAACTAGGGGGCGGGGATATGCTAAAGACAAGCGACCTGAAGTTAAAAGAGGTTATTAATGTTGGTGACGGCAAAAGACTCGGGACAATTACGGATATAGAAATTGATATCGAAACTGGCAGATTAACGGCGATCGTTGTCCCAGGGCCAGGTAAGTTTTTAAGATTGTTTGGACGAAACGACGATATTGTTATTCCGTGGGAAAAGATACATAAAATAGGTATGGATGTTATCTTAGTAGAGACGGGTACGGTTCCTTCCCTGAAATTAGCCGATAGATAACGTTAGCAAAAAGCGAACAAGCATAAAAAGTGGCTGCCAAGGAAAAGTGGCAGCCACTTTTTTGTATTAACATGCCAAAAAAAATGCCAAAAATTTTCTCGCCTCGAGAGGATTTATACAATATATAGCGTAATTAATAAAAAGAATCTACAAGATATTGTTTTCATAATAACAGGGTTCCGCCTTATTATAACAAGATTCGGCTGGGGTACAAGGGGGAGTGGATGTGCGTTGTCCCTACTGTGGCCATAGTGAAAGCAAAGTAATCGATTCCCGCGCTACCGAAGAAGGGACTTCTATTCGGCGCCGACGTGAGTGTCTTAAGTGTGCTCGTCGGTTTACCACCTATGAAATAGTGGAAGAATTGCCGCTCATGGTAATAAAAAAAGATGGCCGCCGTGAACTATTTGACCGGTCGAAGCTGATTAACGGCTTACTGCGGGCGTGCGAGAAGCGACCGGTGCCGTTTGCAACAGTAGAAGGCTTAGTCAGTCAAATTGAGAAGGATATTCGTAGTAGTACGGAACGGGAAGTACCCACGCAGCGAATTGGCGAAATGGTAATGCAGCATCTCCGGGAAATTGATCAAGTAGCCTATGTCCGTTTCGCCTCCGTATACCGCCAGTTTACCGATCTTAATAACTTTATGGCGGAATTGGAAGCCCTGATGAAAGCAAGTCATGGCAAAAAATGCGAATCTGAATAAAGCGAGGGATTTTGATGTTTAATAAAATTAAAAAGCGTGACGGGCGAGAAGTGCCCTTTGACGAGACGAAAATCACCGAGGCCATATTTAAGGCCGCTAAGGCCGTGGGCGGCGTGGACAAGCAGTTGGCCATGGAACTGACGATTGAGGTTTTGCGGTATTTAAAACAGCGGTATAATGGCAGCATCTTCGGTGTCGAGGACGTCCAGGACGCGGTCGAGAAGGTCCTTATTGAAAAAGGCCATGCTAAAACGGCTAAAGCTTATATCTTGTATCGGGACAAGCGAACCCGCATGCGGGAAGCCAAATCCGAATTGATGGATGCTGTAGCCGAGATTTTAGTGGAGACGAGCCGGGAAAATGCGAATGTTTCTAACTCGCCTTCGGCCAAAATGCTGCAGATAGCCAGCGCCGCCAGTAAAGCCTACTATCTCAACCGGCTTATTCCCGAACATCTGGCGCAAGCGCACATTCGCGGCGATTACCATATTCATGATTTGGATTTTTACGGCAAGACGCTTACTTGCATCCAAATTCCGCTCGGCCGGCTGTTAGCTAATGGTTTTAATAACGGACACGGCTATATTCGGCCCCCAAAACGGCCGTCTTCCGCTACTGCGTTGGCGGCTATTATCCTGCAAAGCTCGCAAAATGACATGCACGGCGGACAGTCGTTCGCTTTTTTTGACCGTGATATGGCTCCTTTTATGGCCAACAGCAGTGAAGACGAAGTTTATCAGGCTATGGAGGCCTTGATTTACAACCTAAACAGCATGCATTCGCGAGCAGGAGCACAAGTTCCTTTTTCCAGCATTAACATAGGTACTGACACTACGCCGGCAGGGCGAATGGTGATAAAAA
Coding sequences:
- the sigG gene encoding RNA polymerase sporulation sigma factor SigG, with the translated sequence MIVNKVEICGVNTAKLPVLSANKMRELFEIMQQGNPEAREQLIYGNLRLVLSVIQRFNNRGEYVDDLFQVGCIGLMKAIDNFDLSQNVKFSTYAVPMIIGEIRRYLRDNNPIRVSRSMRDIAYKALQVRDALVSKFSREPSINEIADELKIPREEIIFALDAIQEPVSLFEPIYHDGGDPIFVMDQISDDKNQDMNWLEGVAIKEALRKLSDREKHILTLRFFEGKTQMEVADEIGISQAQVSRLEKAALGHMRKYI
- the spoIIR gene encoding stage II sporulation protein R — protein: MRRNLLHQVVILSVLFFIVSGWALLFWQGRESGTMMTSRGELIRFHILANSDSPADQQLKREVRDVVLAYLAPKLEQAGSAAAARRIINAERDNLREMAKKVLTEHNCADAVEVQIGWFDFPVKAYGDLVLPAGKYEAVRLLIGKAEGQNWWCVLFPPLCFIDMANAAAVPAVKTLSEGNEKIQLRWKVAELWQRKDENCE
- a CDS encoding YlmC/YmxH family sporulation protein; this translates as MLKTSDLKLKEVINVGDGKRLGTITDIEIDIETGRLTAIVVPGPGKFLRLFGRNDDIVIPWEKIHKIGMDVILVETGTVPSLKLADR
- the nrdR gene encoding transcriptional regulator NrdR encodes the protein MRCPYCGHSESKVIDSRATEEGTSIRRRRECLKCARRFTTYEIVEELPLMVIKKDGRRELFDRSKLINGLLRACEKRPVPFATVEGLVSQIEKDIRSSTEREVPTQRIGEMVMQHLREIDQVAYVRFASVYRQFTDLNNFMAELEALMKASHGKKCESE